Proteins from a genomic interval of Nostoc sp. TCL240-02:
- a CDS encoding photosystem I assembly protein Ycf3 — MPRTQKNDNFVDKSFTVMADIILKILPTNKKAKEAFVYYRDGMSAQAEGEYAEALEYYEEALTLEEDTNDRGYILYNMGLIYASNGDHNKALELYHQAIELNPRMPQALNNIAVIYHYQGEKEKEAGDNEAGETLFDQAADYWIRAIRMAPNNYIEAQNWLKTTGRSQIDVFF, encoded by the coding sequence ATGCCAAGAACACAAAAAAACGATAATTTTGTTGACAAATCCTTTACAGTGATGGCAGATATCATCTTGAAGATCCTGCCAACCAACAAAAAAGCTAAAGAAGCGTTTGTTTATTATCGAGATGGCATGTCGGCCCAAGCAGAAGGGGAATATGCTGAAGCATTGGAATACTATGAAGAAGCTTTAACACTAGAGGAAGATACCAACGATCGCGGTTATATTCTCTACAACATGGGGCTAATCTATGCCAGCAACGGCGACCACAATAAAGCTTTAGAACTGTATCACCAGGCAATTGAGTTAAACCCACGTATGCCCCAAGCCTTGAACAACATCGCCGTAATTTATCACTACCAAGGCGAAAAGGAAAAAGAAGCTGGAGATAACGAGGCTGGCGAAACACTCTTTGACCAAGCCGCAGACTATTGGATTCGAGCTATTCGCATGGCTCCCAATAACTACATCGAAGCCCAAAACTGGTTGAAAACCACCGGGCGATCGCAGATTGACGTATTCTTTTAG
- a CDS encoding helix-turn-helix domain-containing protein → MSENFSQEKAFECYDMHESKFLTPFQRKALLKNLQANLQPEYRRRIEIMLLADKGKSQSQICEILSCSQEMARYWIGVAEAGLAHKWNERPIGRPKTVNDQYIERLKELVSNSPREYGYAFSCWTAQWLSKHLANEFGISITDRHVNRLLKKMGLSTKRKNSCPQEADKNKDAGITICDLQSNSEPSLHWSFNLIQTNN, encoded by the coding sequence ATGTCAGAAAATTTCAGTCAAGAGAAAGCTTTTGAATGCTATGACATGCATGAGAGCAAGTTCTTAACACCTTTCCAACGGAAGGCGCTGCTGAAAAACCTGCAAGCTAATTTACAACCAGAATATCGTCGGCGGATTGAAATCATGTTACTTGCTGATAAAGGGAAATCTCAAAGCCAAATTTGTGAAATCTTAAGTTGTTCCCAGGAAATGGCACGGTACTGGATTGGTGTAGCAGAGGCAGGTTTAGCACATAAATGGAATGAGCGACCCATAGGTAGACCCAAGACTGTTAACGATCAATACATTGAACGCTTGAAAGAATTGGTAAGTAATAGTCCACGTGAATATGGTTACGCATTTAGCTGCTGGACAGCACAATGGTTAAGTAAACATTTAGCAAATGAATTTGGCATTTCAATTACCGATCGCCATGTTAATCGGCTGCTAAAAAAAATGGGACTTTCTACTAAGCGCAAAAATTCTTGTCCACAAGAAGCTGACAAAAATAAAGATGCTGGTATTACAATCTGCGACTTGCAATCTAACTCTGAACCTAGTTTGCATTGGTCATTTAATCTAATTCAGACCAATAACTAA
- a CDS encoding HlyD family efflux transporter periplasmic adaptor subunit, giving the protein MPNPSNNSSSAFAIPKPTEFHLVEDTNAIFQPQTQKTSEANDWFYGTEELLDALPKLWTRSLLYLLVAFAGIILPWAMFSKVDETGSARGRMEPEGATQKLDSPVTGSITAVNVKEGSTVKAGQILVQLESDVLRTDLQQVQTKLEGLLNRRSQLDLLKNQIILTINIQEQQNKSQELEKLAQVSQAQQNLDAKQSTYNSQRLEKLALVQQASQNITSTQIAQNLAKSRFSRDVTEVARYRQLLRQGAIPQIKVVELEKIAEESQRLQEQAKSDITQAKLRLKEELNRYQSLMSQALSDIQQAKLSLQEQQSSYRSVVQAGRLAVLKNQEQLKDLQGQITNLQSEIAQTGSQIASLQLQMQQRIVRSPVDGTVFELPIHKPGSVVEPGQMLAQIAPNNTPLILKAQMPSQQSGFLKVGMPVKIKFDAYPFQDYGVVQGRVNWISPNSKVQTANQGNIETYELEISLLQPYIQTANKRILLTPGQAASAEVIIRQRRIVDFILDPFKKLQQGGLEL; this is encoded by the coding sequence ATGCCAAACCCATCTAATAATTCATCATCCGCCTTCGCCATCCCAAAACCAACTGAATTTCACCTGGTGGAAGACACAAATGCCATCTTTCAGCCTCAGACACAAAAAACATCTGAAGCAAACGATTGGTTTTACGGCACCGAGGAACTACTAGATGCCTTACCAAAACTCTGGACGCGCTCCCTGTTGTATTTACTGGTAGCCTTTGCTGGAATCATCTTACCTTGGGCAATGTTTTCTAAAGTTGATGAAACAGGGAGTGCTAGAGGACGCATGGAACCTGAAGGAGCAACCCAAAAATTAGATAGTCCAGTTACTGGTAGCATTACCGCAGTCAATGTCAAAGAAGGCTCAACTGTAAAAGCAGGACAGATTTTAGTTCAATTAGAGTCTGATGTGCTGCGAACGGATTTGCAGCAGGTGCAGACAAAACTGGAAGGTTTATTGAATCGGCGATCGCAACTAGACCTCTTGAAAAACCAAATTATCCTGACTATTAACATCCAAGAGCAACAAAATAAATCCCAAGAATTGGAAAAACTTGCTCAAGTTAGTCAGGCACAGCAGAATCTTGATGCTAAACAGAGTACCTATAACTCACAAAGACTAGAAAAATTGGCTTTAGTGCAACAAGCTAGCCAGAATATCACTTCTACCCAAATTGCTCAGAATTTAGCGAAGAGTCGTTTCAGCCGGGATGTCACAGAAGTTGCGCGTTATCGCCAGCTTTTGCGGCAAGGTGCAATTCCCCAAATCAAAGTTGTGGAATTAGAAAAGATTGCAGAAGAAAGTCAACGCTTACAGGAACAAGCAAAATCTGATATCACACAAGCAAAGTTGCGCTTAAAAGAAGAACTTAACCGCTATCAGTCGTTGATGAGTCAAGCCCTTTCAGATATTCAGCAGGCAAAACTTAGTCTGCAAGAACAGCAAAGCAGCTATCGCAGTGTGGTGCAAGCAGGTAGACTAGCGGTGCTGAAAAATCAGGAACAGCTTAAAGATTTACAAGGACAAATTACTAACCTGCAATCAGAAATTGCTCAGACAGGAAGCCAGATTGCATCTTTACAGCTACAAATGCAACAACGAATAGTGCGATCGCCTGTTGATGGTACAGTTTTCGAGTTGCCTATCCACAAACCAGGATCTGTAGTAGAACCAGGACAGATGCTTGCCCAAATTGCGCCCAACAATACTCCTTTGATTCTCAAAGCGCAGATGCCTAGCCAACAAAGCGGTTTTTTAAAGGTAGGAATGCCAGTTAAAATCAAATTTGATGCTTATCCCTTCCAAGATTATGGGGTAGTGCAAGGACGCGTTAACTGGATTTCGCCTAACTCGAAAGTTCAAACCGCTAATCAAGGTAACATCGAAACCTATGAGTTGGAAATCTCCCTACTTCAGCCCTACATCCAAACTGCCAATAAACGTATCCTTCTAACACCAGGTCAAGCTGCAAGCGCAGAGGTGATTATCCGCCAACGCCGGATCGTAGATTTTATTTTAGATCCGTTTAAGAAGTTACAACAAGGTGGTTTGGAGCTTTAG
- a CDS encoding glutathione S-transferase family protein, with the protein MELLRLYDFLPSGNGYKIRLLFTQLGMPFERVELNILKGETRTPEFLSKNPNGKIPILEIEPGQYLAESNAILVYLSEGTEFLPYDRFLRSQVLQWLFFEQYSHEPFIATSRFWISILGKTEEYSEAIKEKREPGYAALSLMEKHLTSHTFFVGERYTIADIALFAYTHVADEGGFDLTRFPAIQAWIGRVKAQPRYISITEV; encoded by the coding sequence ATGGAACTACTGCGTTTGTACGATTTTTTACCTTCCGGTAATGGTTATAAGATACGTCTTTTATTCACACAACTAGGTATGCCTTTTGAAAGGGTAGAGCTTAATATTTTGAAAGGCGAGACTCGAACACCAGAATTTTTAAGTAAAAATCCTAACGGAAAGATACCTATTCTAGAAATTGAGCCAGGACAATACTTAGCAGAATCAAATGCCATATTGGTATATCTGAGTGAAGGGACAGAATTTTTGCCTTATGACCGCTTTTTACGATCGCAAGTGCTGCAATGGTTATTTTTTGAACAGTATAGCCATGAACCTTTTATTGCCACATCAAGATTTTGGATTTCTATTTTAGGTAAAACTGAAGAATATAGTGAGGCTATCAAGGAAAAACGCGAACCAGGTTATGCAGCACTTAGCTTGATGGAAAAACATTTAACCTCTCACACTTTTTTTGTAGGAGAGCGTTACACAATTGCTGATATCGCCTTATTTGCTTACACTCATGTAGCTGACGAAGGTGGGTTCGATTTAACACGATTTCCTGCTATTCAAGCTTGGATAGGAAGGGTTAAAGCTCAACCAAGATATATCAGCATTACAGAAGTATAA
- a CDS encoding peptidase domain-containing ABC transporter encodes MPSAFSQQYLAEQITQVLGNSLSKEELDTCLGELKIVEPQIAKQFWQATTTDTGIYIVLSGKVRLLDSSNNLITTLFSGSSFGELTLFPEKEFSPYVARASANLKLCYINQETLQAVIRTSLSVRDRLLRRAEVWDLLLLCCYNSLIGHNGTVEETFKALSLFERHNLESGSLSTNLTKDIKLWLLHRGELLDSHGRRLTPGNIYLNPKEGSLQVAQSAIAYSLSNADWQTALQHWPQLSELIDSQEPQTVLESGDLGLGTRKDFSQSPQSPIPSIEPKQNQRRQRPYFPSPKVKAGHWLGRLTKRYPFFEQQSASDCGASCLVMISRYWGKRFNVNRIRDLTNVSRSGASMRGLTAAAESIGFATRPVKASFDKLAQQPLPAIAHWEGKHYVVVYEVNKKRVIIGDPAIGQRTLTASEFKAGWTGYALLLQPTDLLKETQEATTAFWQFFDLVKPHSQVLLEVFLASVLIQVFGLVTPLFTQLLLDRVIVQGSTLTLNAVGLGLLIFGFFRVALNGLRQYLLDHTANRLSLTLLVGFIKHTFRLPLAFFESRYVGDIVSRVQENQKIQRFLTGEALSIGLDLMTVFVYVALMFWYSWQMALFSLAIVPPFVLLALVATPFLRRISREVFNASAKENSYLIQSLTGIRSVRSMAIEQTVRWHWEELLNNVIKKTFSGQVISNQLQIFSSSIESLVTTGLLWFGAWQVIQNQLTIGQLIAFNMLLGNVIRPFQRLVVLWNQLQEVIISTERINDVLEAEPEEDLQFQPRQTLNSLRGHILFENVTFRYHPESEINVLENLSFEIKPEQTIAVVGRSGSGKTTLSKLILGLYLPTDGKILIDGQDVTNISLRSLRSQIGVVDQDTFLFGGTIQENISIAHPEVSQEEIIEAARLAGADEFIKLMPMGYETQIGEGGGMLSGGQRQRLAIARALLGNPCFLIFDEATSHLDAESERIIQHNLTKILQGRTSLIIAHRLSTVRNADLILVLDRGILVESGTHEQLIAKKGHYFYLNQQQLAQTG; translated from the coding sequence ATGCCATCAGCGTTTTCCCAGCAATATTTAGCTGAACAAATTACTCAAGTCTTGGGTAATTCGCTGTCAAAGGAAGAACTTGATACGTGTCTTGGAGAGCTGAAGATTGTCGAACCACAAATAGCAAAGCAGTTTTGGCAAGCAACTACAACTGACACAGGAATTTATATTGTCCTGAGTGGTAAAGTCAGGCTGCTGGATAGCTCTAATAATTTAATTACCACTCTCTTTTCTGGATCGTCATTTGGCGAGTTAACTTTATTTCCAGAAAAGGAATTTAGTCCTTACGTGGCTAGAGCTTCGGCAAACTTAAAGCTTTGCTATATCAACCAAGAGACTTTACAAGCGGTAATTCGGACATCGCTTAGTGTCCGCGATCGCCTTTTAAGACGCGCAGAGGTCTGGGATTTGCTGCTGTTATGTTGTTACAACTCGTTAATTGGGCATAATGGCACCGTTGAGGAGACGTTCAAAGCGCTATCTCTCTTTGAGCGACACAATCTAGAAAGTGGTTCTTTAAGTACCAATCTCACCAAAGATATCAAGCTTTGGTTGCTGCATCGGGGCGAACTGCTGGATTCTCATGGGCGAAGATTGACACCTGGAAACATCTACCTGAATCCCAAAGAGGGAAGTTTGCAGGTAGCGCAATCAGCGATCGCTTACAGTTTGAGTAATGCGGATTGGCAAACAGCCCTACAACACTGGCCGCAATTATCAGAGTTGATAGATTCCCAAGAGCCTCAAACTGTCCTGGAGAGTGGAGATTTGGGGCTGGGGACTAGGAAAGACTTTTCCCAATCCCCACAATCCCCAATCCCCAGCATTGAGCCAAAACAAAACCAAAGGAGACAACGGCCGTACTTTCCTAGCCCAAAGGTAAAGGCTGGGCATTGGTTGGGACGCTTGACTAAACGGTATCCGTTTTTTGAACAACAAAGCGCCTCTGACTGTGGAGCATCTTGCCTGGTGATGATTAGTCGCTATTGGGGTAAACGCTTTAATGTCAACCGCATCCGAGATTTAACTAACGTCAGTCGTAGTGGGGCATCAATGCGGGGTTTGACAGCCGCCGCAGAAAGTATTGGCTTTGCTACCCGTCCAGTGAAAGCTAGCTTCGATAAACTAGCCCAACAACCCCTACCTGCGATCGCTCACTGGGAAGGTAAGCACTATGTTGTCGTCTATGAAGTCAATAAAAAACGGGTGATTATTGGCGACCCCGCCATCGGTCAACGTACCCTTACCGCTAGCGAATTTAAAGCCGGTTGGACTGGTTATGCCCTGTTATTACAACCCACAGACTTACTCAAAGAAACCCAAGAAGCGACTACAGCATTTTGGCAGTTTTTTGATTTAGTCAAACCTCACTCACAAGTACTGTTAGAAGTGTTTCTCGCTTCAGTGTTGATTCAGGTGTTTGGACTAGTTACACCTCTATTTACCCAGCTACTGTTAGACCGAGTGATTGTCCAGGGTAGTACCCTAACTTTAAACGCCGTTGGTTTAGGCTTACTAATTTTTGGTTTTTTTCGCGTTGCTCTGAATGGACTGCGGCAATATCTACTAGATCACACAGCCAATCGTCTTTCACTAACACTGCTGGTAGGTTTTATTAAGCATACCTTTCGCTTGCCCCTAGCCTTTTTTGAGTCGCGGTACGTTGGCGATATTGTCTCTCGCGTCCAAGAAAATCAAAAAATTCAGCGCTTTCTAACTGGAGAAGCACTATCTATTGGTTTGGATTTGATGACAGTATTTGTCTATGTGGCATTGATGTTTTGGTATAGCTGGCAAATGGCATTGTTCAGTTTAGCGATCGTCCCGCCTTTTGTATTATTGGCGCTGGTCGCTACACCTTTTTTGCGTCGCATTAGCCGCGAAGTTTTTAATGCTTCGGCTAAAGAAAACAGTTATTTGATTCAATCGCTCACGGGTATTCGCTCAGTTCGCTCAATGGCAATCGAGCAAACAGTCCGATGGCATTGGGAAGAACTGCTGAATAATGTCATTAAAAAGACCTTTAGCGGTCAGGTAATTAGTAACCAACTGCAAATTTTCAGTTCTAGTATTGAATCACTAGTTACTACAGGATTACTTTGGTTTGGTGCATGGCAGGTAATTCAAAACCAACTAACTATTGGACAATTAATTGCCTTCAATATGTTGTTAGGAAACGTCATTCGACCTTTCCAACGACTCGTTGTCCTGTGGAATCAGTTGCAAGAGGTGATCATTTCCACTGAGCGAATTAATGATGTTTTAGAAGCAGAGCCAGAAGAAGATTTACAATTTCAACCCCGTCAGACTTTAAATAGTTTACGCGGTCATATTTTATTTGAAAATGTGACTTTTCGTTATCATCCAGAAAGTGAGATTAATGTGTTAGAAAACCTCAGTTTTGAAATCAAACCTGAGCAAACTATAGCGGTTGTGGGACGTAGTGGTTCTGGAAAAACAACCCTCTCCAAACTGATTTTAGGGCTATATCTGCCGACGGATGGCAAAATTTTGATTGATGGTCAAGATGTGACTAATATTTCTCTGCGATCGCTCCGCTCCCAAATTGGCGTTGTAGACCAAGATACCTTTTTGTTTGGCGGTACGATTCAGGAGAATATCAGCATTGCTCATCCAGAAGTTTCGCAAGAAGAAATTATTGAAGCGGCGCGGCTAGCAGGAGCAGATGAGTTTATTAAGCTAATGCCAATGGGCTACGAAACCCAAATTGGTGAAGGTGGGGGTATGTTATCCGGTGGACAACGCCAACGCCTAGCGATCGCTCGTGCTTTGTTAGGAAACCCCTGCTTCTTGATATTCGATGAAGCAACCAGTCACTTAGATGCTGAATCTGAGCGGATTATTCAGCACAACCTTACAAAAATTCTTCAAGGACGCACAAGTTTAATTATTGCTCATCGTCTCTCTACAGTGCGTAATGCTGACTTAATTTTGGTTTTAGATCGCGGCATTTTGGTCGAAAGCGGCACTCATGAGCAATTAATCGCTAAAAAAGGACATTATTTTTATCTCAATCAGCAACAACTAGCGCAAACAGGTTGA
- a CDS encoding peptidylprolyl isomerase, which translates to MSNVLTVSPDDILDHIKLACQIPNVLESIATKKIIEQEAKKAGIQIGLEELQRAADSLRLANQLLKAEDTWAWLEKYHLSLDDFEAIAETNLLSAKLANHLFADKAEQFFYAHQLDYIAAVTYEVVLDDEDLALELFYALQEGEISFQQIARQYIQNTEIRRAGGYQGIRLRTDFRPEIAAAIFASNPPQILKPITTPKGVHIIAVEEIIKPQLDEQRRLKIIGDLFTNWLKSQTAAMQIVTKLTKDTSSKVSKDVLIQA; encoded by the coding sequence ATGTCAAATGTATTGACTGTTTCTCCTGATGATATTCTTGACCACATAAAGCTTGCTTGCCAAATCCCTAATGTATTAGAGTCGATCGCAACCAAAAAAATTATTGAACAGGAAGCGAAAAAGGCAGGTATTCAAATTGGTTTAGAAGAACTGCAACGCGCGGCAGATAGCCTGCGTTTAGCCAACCAACTGCTCAAAGCAGAAGATACCTGGGCGTGGTTAGAAAAATATCATCTTTCTTTAGACGACTTTGAAGCAATAGCCGAAACCAACCTTCTCTCAGCCAAATTAGCAAATCATTTATTTGCAGACAAAGCTGAACAATTTTTTTATGCACACCAACTCGATTACATTGCAGCAGTCACTTATGAAGTTGTATTAGATGATGAAGATTTAGCGCTAGAACTATTTTATGCGCTGCAAGAAGGGGAAATTAGTTTTCAACAAATCGCCCGTCAATACATTCAAAATACCGAAATACGCCGGGCTGGAGGATATCAAGGAATACGTCTACGCACTGATTTTAGACCGGAGATTGCAGCAGCCATCTTTGCTTCTAATCCCCCACAAATTCTCAAGCCAATAACTACTCCCAAAGGAGTGCATATAATTGCAGTTGAGGAAATTATTAAACCTCAATTAGACGAACAAAGACGGCTGAAAATCATTGGAGACTTATTTACTAATTGGTTAAAGTCACAAACTGCTGCTATGCAAATAGTAACAAAGCTCACAAAGGATACTAGTTCTAAAGTATCTAAAGATGTTTTAATACAGGCTTAA
- the gatC gene encoding Asp-tRNA(Asn)/Glu-tRNA(Gln) amidotransferase subunit GatC: MIDQEQVHKVANLARLELIPEEEEQFTTQLGSILDYIQQLDELDVSNVPPTTRAIDVSNITREDELQPYPNRESILNSAPEQEGEFFKVPKILNSNE; the protein is encoded by the coding sequence ATGATTGACCAAGAACAAGTTCATAAAGTAGCTAATCTGGCTCGTTTAGAGTTGATTCCAGAAGAAGAGGAACAATTTACTACCCAATTGGGAAGTATTCTGGATTATATTCAACAGTTGGATGAACTGGATGTCAGTAATGTGCCCCCAACAACACGGGCAATTGATGTCAGCAATATCACACGAGAGGATGAATTGCAACCCTATCCTAACCGTGAAAGTATTCTTAACAGTGCGCCTGAACAGGAAGGTGAATTTTTCAAAGTTCCAAAAATTCTTAACAGCAATGAGTAA
- a CDS encoding DUF167 domain-containing protein, translating into MQKKVKVKPNSKQQKIEEQPDGSLTVYLKSPPVDGKANEELIKLLAKKFDVAKSDIRIKSGLSSRQKLIEIDTDT; encoded by the coding sequence ATGCAAAAAAAAGTCAAGGTTAAACCCAATTCAAAACAGCAAAAAATTGAAGAACAACCTGATGGCAGTCTGACTGTATATTTAAAATCGCCCCCAGTTGATGGTAAGGCTAATGAAGAGTTAATTAAACTCCTAGCCAAGAAATTTGATGTAGCCAAATCTGATATCAGAATCAAGTCGGGTTTATCCTCTCGGCAAAAGCTAATAGAAATTGATACAGATACTTAG